Sequence from the bacterium genome:
TGCGTCTGACGCAGTTCAACTCGAACGCGACCGACCACCTGCGCATGGCGATCGAGCGCCTCGCGGAGCAGGGGCCGATCAAGGGTCTGGTACTCGATCTGCGCAACAACCCCGGCGGCCTTCTTGACCAGGCGGTGAACGTCGCGGACGAATTTCTCGACGACGGGCTCATCGTGTACACGCACGGCCGCATCGAGAGCCAGGACATGTCGTTTGCCGCCAAGCCGAACGGCACGTATTCGATGGGGCCGATGGTGGTGCTGATCAACGCGGGCTCCGCGTCGGCCAGCGAGATCGTCGCCGGCGCGCTGAAGGATCAGCACCGCGCGATCCTGATCGGCGGTCGCACGTTCGGCAAAGGCAGCGTGCAGACGATCCTGCCGCTGGATTCGGACACGGCGCTGCGCCTGACGACCGCGAAGTATTTCACGCCGTCGGGCCGCGACATTCAGGCCAAGGGCGTGGAGCCGCATTACGTCATCGCTCCGGCCGCCGATGTGGAACCGGATTTTGACGACGAGATGTTCCGGGAGAGCGACTACCGCAACCGCTTGCCGAACCTCGAGGAAGAAAACGGCACCGCGCCGCCGCCGTCGGTGCTCGACGAACAGCAGACGCTGCCGAAGCCGCCGTCGTCCGCGGACGAATCCGAGGATCCGCAACTCGACGTCGCCGTCGCCATTTTGAAAAGCTGGCCGCAATACAGCGCCCTGTTGGGCGGGGCGTGACGCCCGAAAGCGATCACCGGGATACTCAGGGGCAGCGGAGCCGAGGGCGCAAGCGCGGGCCGCTCGAGCGGATCGGCCGTCGCGTCGCGGCCATGCCCTCGAGCCAGATCTTTGGCCTTGGCATCTTCGCGTTTCTTGTCTTCCTCCTGATTTCGCTTCTGATCGTCTCCAACTTTTTCGATTCGGTCGCTGAAAATGTGGCCGCTCGGAATCCCGAGGAGGCGCCCGAGCAGCTCGATTTCCGCGACAAGGTCGTCAAGGCGACAGGCGCGGCCTATTCCACGTTCTTCGATCTCGCGCTTTCCAAGGTCAATTTTATCTCGAACTACGTCGTCGATCGCGACGCGGGCGCCCGCCGCTGGGAGTTCACCTTCTGGGAATTGTGGGTGCCGGCCTCGTTCGATGTCGTGGCGGCGGAAAAGAAGTTCGCGGAAAAACTCGCGCCGCTCGGCGACGCGGTGAAAGTCTCCGGCGCCGAGGTGGATTCGAAGACCTTTCAGATCAATATCGACGTTGAAGGGCTCAATACGCACCGCGTCTTCCTGACGCGCGTCGGCATGGAAACCGATCAGACCGCCGAGGCGATGTACGTGCCGCCGCCGCTCGCCGACGCCGTTCCGCGAAAGCCATTCCAGGGAGCCCCGCGCGTGGCGATCATCATCGACGACATCGGCTTCCGCGAAATCCACGAGCATCAGCTTCTCGCGCTCGACGCGCCGCTGACCTTTTCGATCCTTCCGTATTCACCGTACGGGAAGTCGTTCGCGGGGCGGGCGCTTTCGGCCGGACGCGAGATCATGCTGCACATGCCGATGGAGCCGCTCGATCGCAGCATCCGTCCGGGCAAGGGCGGGCTTTTCGTGGAGATGACGCCGGACGTCATTCGCCAGATGGCCGTCGCGAACCTCGAGGACATCCCCGGCGCCAAGGGCACAAACAATCATATGGGCAGCCGATTCACCTCCGACGCGGAGAAGATGACGGATGTGTTGCAGATCGTGAAGGCGCGCGGGCTGTATTTCGTGGACTCGCGAACGTCCGGCAGCTCCATCGCGTTTGATGTCGCACGCCGCATGGGCATCCGGTCGGCGGTACGCAACGTGTTTCTCGATCACAATCCGGAATACCCGGCGATCTTGAACCAGATCGACGTGCTCGCCGGAATCGCCAAACGCCAGGGCGAGGCGATCGCCATCGGGCACCCGCACGAGAACACCCTGCGCGCGCTGCGCGCCAAACTCCCCGAACTGGCCGCGGCCGGCATCCGGCTGGTGCCGCCGAGCGAGCTCGTGCACTGATGCGCGTGCGGCTGGGTAACGAGGCCTTTCTCGAAGATCCCGCCGCCATCGCCGGCGCCGCGCGCGTCGGGCTCATCGCCAATCAGACATCCTTCACGCCGGATATGCGCTCGGTCGTGCACGCGCTGGCCGCGTCGAAGTCTCCGAGGCTGACGGCGATCCTCGCGCCGGAGCACGGCCTGTTCGGCGCCGCGCAGGACATGGAGGCCGTGCCGGGCGGGGTCTGGGAGGGCATCCCCGTCTTTTCGCTGTACGGCGAAACGGAGGCTTCGCTCGCGCCGCCCGCGGACGCGATGGAGCTTGTCGACGCGCTCGTGTTCGACGTGCAGGACGTCGGCAGCCGCTACTACACGTTCATCTGGACGCTCGCTTACGCCATGACGGCGTGTGCCGAAGCGGGAAAGACGATGATCGTGCTCGACCGGCCAAATCCGCTCAGCGGGCTGGTGGTGTCCGGGCCGACAATCCAGGCGGGCTACCGGTCGTTCGTCGGCCGCTATCCGATGCCGATCCGCCACGGCCTGACCGCGGGCGAAGTTGCGCGTTGGCTCGTCAGGACGCACGGCATCGACGCGGACTTGCGCGTCGTGGAGATGGGCGGCTGGCGGCGCGCGATGATGTTTGACGACACCGGCCTTCCGTGGATTCCGCCGTCGCCGAACATGCCATCCGTCGAAACGGCGTTCGTCTATCCGGGCGCGTGCCTGATCGAGGGAACGACGCTCTCGGAGGGGCGGGGCACCACGACGCCGTTCGAGCTGGCCGGCGCGCCGGCCGTTTCACCGGAAATGATCGCGCGCCGGCTGGGGGATTTCGCGCTGCCGGGAGTTCGCTTCAGACCGACGCATTTTCGACCGATGTATCAGAAGCACGCGGGCGACGTGTGCGGCGGCGTGTTTGTCCACGTCACCGATCGCGGGCGATTCGACGCGATCGCGGCGTACGTCCGTCTCATCGCGACGGTGCGGGAACTCTTCCCGCACGCGTTCGACTGGCGGAAGGAAACGTACGAATTCGTGGACGATCGCCCGGCGATCGACCTGCTTTGGGGGGACGGCGGCCTGCGCCGCGCCATCGATGACGGCGCGCCGCTGGACGGCTTGTTCGCCCGGGCCGCGCGGGACGCCGAGGCGTTCGCGGATGAGCGCGAGGACGCGCTTCGTTATGTGTGATGGGAGGTCGACATGGCGACGGGACCGTTTGTGCTCAGGGAGCGGAGCGAGGACGTTCAGTCCGAATACGTGCTCACGCGCGAGGTGATGACCGCCGGCCGCGACGGCCGCAACGACATTGTCATCGACGCTCCGGGCGTCTCGCGTTTTCATGCCGAATTTTCGCAGGCCGAAGGACGACTTGCGGTGCGCGATCGCGAAAGCGAAAACGGCGTCTGGGTGAACGGCCGCCGCGTGCATGGGCCGTTTGTCGTTCACGAAGGCGACATGATCGCGCTTGGCGAGCGCATGCTCGTCGTCGATCGCCGGCCCAAACCGTCGGCGCGATGGGCGACCGCCGGATTGTTGCGCTCGGCGCGCGTACACACGCCGATCATGCCCGCGGATCCGCCCGCGCCCTCGGCGGAAACCACCGCCCCCGGCATGAACCGCGAGCTGTTCGAGCCCGCGTGCAAGACGCCGCATCTGCGCGTGGTGAAGGGGCAGGGGCCACGCGGCGCGTTCGCGGTGACCCGGCGCGAATTCGTCATCGGTCGCCATCCCGGATGCGATCTCTTCCTGCGCGGCGGGGAAATATCGGAGCGACACGCGCGCATCGTTACCCGGCGTGGCCGGCATTATCTCTACGACGCGGACAGCGCCGCTGGAACATTCGTCAACGGCGGCAAGATTCGCGGCATGACGCTTTCCGACGGCGACTACATTCGCATCGGCGAGATCACGCTGCGTTACACCGTACCCCTCGGCTTGTCCGAACCGGCCACCAAACGCAATCCGCGCACGTGGGGGCATCCGAATTTCGCGCGCACGCTCGCGATCGCGTCGACCGCCGCGGCGCTCGCCGCCGTCGCGGCGATTGTTCTGACCGCTTTTGCCGTGTAACCGGGCCAATCGGAAATTCCAAATCGGCCGCCGGCGATCGGCTCATTGACACCACGGGTGCGATTCCGCAAATTTCGCACGGACTTCTCGCCCGGGGCGTTTTCATGGGTCGTTGCTTTCCTCTTCACGTTGTTCTTTCCGCCATTGCCGCTTTTGCCGCCGCCGCGCCCGCGTACGCGGCGGTTTTGACGCTCGACGAGGCGGTGGCGATCGCGCTTGCGGAAAATCGCACCGTGCGCGCGGCGGAAAGCGAGGCGGACGCGGCGAAATGGGGACAGGCGCGCGCGATCAGCCAATACGGGCCGAAGGTCTACTTCAACACGTCGGCGCGCCGCATCGATCCGGACACGTTCGACACGCTCGAACAACAGGACGAGGCGAACCGCGATTTCATCGAGGCGTTCGGCGGCGATCCGGACGAATACGAGCCGATCGCGTTTGAGACGACGTACACATCGTCGGTGCAGGTTCAGCAGCCGCTGTTCAACGGCGGCAAGGAGATCGCGGGCATCCAGGCCGGCACGCGGGAAAAGCGCCGCCGCGCCGCGCTCGCGGACGACGCGCGCGCGCAAATCGAAAGCCGCGTGCGACAGGCGTATTTTGAAACGCAAAAGGCGGAGCAGCTCGTCCGAACGGCCGAGGAGGCCTCAGCGCTCGCCGGCGAGACGCTCAAGCTCACACAGGCGCGCTTTGAGGTTGGGCAGCTTTCGCGCGCCGAGGTGTTGCGCTGGGAGAGCCAGGCCGCGCAGGCGGAAGGCGATCTGGTGCAGGCGCGCAACGCCGAGCGGCTCGCGCGGGTTGACCTCAACTATGCGATGGGCGTCGAACTCGACCGCGCGTGGGAGTTGCCGGAGCTCGCCATCGACGCATCGATCGAAGAGGAGGTGTTCGCCACGCTCGCGCCGTTGCCCGACATGAGCGTCATCGCGGCGCATCCGGCGCTGCGGGCGTCGGACGAATCGGTGAATCTCGCCAAGAGCGATCGATTCCTCGCGGTG
This genomic interval carries:
- a CDS encoding S41 family peptidase, producing the protein MKKRIQWVLAVAVVILGLIAIAPAARAVGDLSTEAHDALRLFTHALAVVEMKYVEDVPVKELVYGAITGMLESLDPHSSFLTPESFSNLTEETTGKFGGLGIEIQLKDGYIAVISPIDDTPAARAGIKAGDLIVKIEGEITKGMTIMDAVNKLRGDAGTTVTVTIWREGVDKPFEVTLERAIIDVVTVKDKMLEPGYVYVRLTQFNSNATDHLRMAIERLAEQGPIKGLVLDLRNNPGGLLDQAVNVADEFLDDGLIVYTHGRIESQDMSFAAKPNGTYSMGPMVVLINAGSASASEIVAGALKDQHRAILIGGRTFGKGSVQTILPLDSDTALRLTTAKYFTPSGRDIQAKGVEPHYVIAPAADVEPDFDDEMFRESDYRNRLPNLEEENGTAPPPSVLDEQQTLPKPPSSADESEDPQLDVAVAILKSWPQYSALLGGA
- a CDS encoding divergent polysaccharide deacetylase family protein, producing MTPESDHRDTQGQRSRGRKRGPLERIGRRVAAMPSSQIFGLGIFAFLVFLLISLLIVSNFFDSVAENVAARNPEEAPEQLDFRDKVVKATGAAYSTFFDLALSKVNFISNYVVDRDAGARRWEFTFWELWVPASFDVVAAEKKFAEKLAPLGDAVKVSGAEVDSKTFQINIDVEGLNTHRVFLTRVGMETDQTAEAMYVPPPLADAVPRKPFQGAPRVAIIIDDIGFREIHEHQLLALDAPLTFSILPYSPYGKSFAGRALSAGREIMLHMPMEPLDRSIRPGKGGLFVEMTPDVIRQMAVANLEDIPGAKGTNNHMGSRFTSDAEKMTDVLQIVKARGLYFVDSRTSGSSIAFDVARRMGIRSAVRNVFLDHNPEYPAILNQIDVLAGIAKRQGEAIAIGHPHENTLRALRAKLPELAAAGIRLVPPSELVH
- a CDS encoding DUF1343 domain-containing protein is translated as MRVRLGNEAFLEDPAAIAGAARVGLIANQTSFTPDMRSVVHALAASKSPRLTAILAPEHGLFGAAQDMEAVPGGVWEGIPVFSLYGETEASLAPPADAMELVDALVFDVQDVGSRYYTFIWTLAYAMTACAEAGKTMIVLDRPNPLSGLVVSGPTIQAGYRSFVGRYPMPIRHGLTAGEVARWLVRTHGIDADLRVVEMGGWRRAMMFDDTGLPWIPPSPNMPSVETAFVYPGACLIEGTTLSEGRGTTTPFELAGAPAVSPEMIARRLGDFALPGVRFRPTHFRPMYQKHAGDVCGGVFVHVTDRGRFDAIAAYVRLIATVRELFPHAFDWRKETYEFVDDRPAIDLLWGDGGLRRAIDDGAPLDGLFARAARDAEAFADEREDALRYV
- a CDS encoding FHA domain-containing protein, which codes for MATGPFVLRERSEDVQSEYVLTREVMTAGRDGRNDIVIDAPGVSRFHAEFSQAEGRLAVRDRESENGVWVNGRRVHGPFVVHEGDMIALGERMLVVDRRPKPSARWATAGLLRSARVHTPIMPADPPAPSAETTAPGMNRELFEPACKTPHLRVVKGQGPRGAFAVTRREFVIGRHPGCDLFLRGGEISERHARIVTRRGRHYLYDADSAAGTFVNGGKIRGMTLSDGDYIRIGEITLRYTVPLGLSEPATKRNPRTWGHPNFARTLAIASTAAALAAVAAIVLTAFAV
- a CDS encoding TolC family protein, giving the protein MGRCFPLHVVLSAIAAFAAAAPAYAAVLTLDEAVAIALAENRTVRAAESEADAAKWGQARAISQYGPKVYFNTSARRIDPDTFDTLEQQDEANRDFIEAFGGDPDEYEPIAFETTYTSSVQVQQPLFNGGKEIAGIQAGTREKRRRAALADDARAQIESRVRQAYFETQKAEQLVRTAEEASALAGETLKLTQARFEVGQLSRAEVLRWESQAAQAEGDLVQARNAERLARVDLNYAMGVELDRAWELPELAIDASIEEEVFATLAPLPDMSVIAAHPALRASDESVNLAKSDRFLAVTDVLPSLNFVFDYGWTPNDTPALDEEEQWTAMLTLQIPLFQSGAGAFGIAQSQKNVLAARLRSEELRRGFLQRAASAALTRQAATERVRAARKEVAFAEENLKVVETRQTIGAATNLDLLDAQFTYIQAKTRLVSAVADYRIAGAEWGYLTATE